One stretch of Tepidibacter hydrothermalis DNA includes these proteins:
- a CDS encoding ABC transporter substrate-binding protein, whose product MKRLFAMALILVMTVSVLAGCGSTSTEKSEEATKELTVWLPPIGENDKPVWEPILKEFEEKNNVKINLEIIPWEGYPEKYATAIAAGEGPDVGYMYAEMFPQFIKMGAVEDLTNYLTEKDMENYIYIDDCKMLGGIYGLAIEAANPAVLYYNKDILAELGEEPPKTWEDFRRIAKKATKDTDGDGKIDQWGFSQGWGANFFGDLNWNWYGFLWQAGGELYNDDLKTVRFNDEAGLETAQFLYDLKFKDKVIPDNAMAQNNKEMLQTTFGPGKSAFTIWLSSAAHEILDKSFPDLNYGFITSLENKDMGTFASVDQLTLMSATEDKELSFKLMQHMLSADSMTKFHKYHPRAPISKDEPYQGDPQLKEMIENDKGIYRPLVVAPHGVEVYDYLWKQLQRMMVGEVEPKEALDEAAKYANDLLAEDQ is encoded by the coding sequence ATGAAAAGACTATTTGCCATGGCTTTAATTTTAGTTATGACAGTATCTGTTCTAGCAGGATGTGGTTCAACTTCTACTGAAAAATCAGAAGAAGCTACAAAAGAGTTAACTGTATGGTTACCGCCTATAGGGGAAAATGATAAACCTGTTTGGGAGCCTATACTTAAAGAATTTGAAGAAAAAAATAATGTGAAAATTAATTTAGAAATAATACCATGGGAAGGATATCCTGAAAAATATGCAACTGCAATTGCTGCAGGAGAAGGACCTGATGTTGGTTACATGTATGCAGAAATGTTCCCTCAATTCATAAAAATGGGAGCAGTTGAAGATTTAACAAATTACTTAACAGAAAAAGATATGGAAAACTACATATACATAGATGATTGTAAAATGTTAGGTGGAATATATGGACTTGCTATAGAAGCTGCAAACCCAGCAGTTCTTTACTATAACAAAGATATATTAGCAGAACTTGGAGAAGAACCTCCAAAAACTTGGGAAGATTTTAGAAGAATAGCTAAAAAAGCAACAAAAGATACTGATGGAGATGGAAAAATAGATCAATGGGGATTCTCTCAAGGTTGGGGAGCAAACTTCTTTGGAGATCTTAACTGGAACTGGTATGGATTTTTATGGCAAGCAGGTGGAGAACTTTATAACGATGACTTAAAAACTGTAAGATTTAATGATGAAGCAGGGTTAGAAACAGCTCAATTTTTATATGACCTTAAGTTTAAAGATAAAGTAATTCCAGATAATGCAATGGCACAAAATAATAAAGAAATGTTACAAACTACATTTGGACCTGGAAAATCTGCATTTACAATCTGGCTTTCATCAGCAGCACATGAAATACTAGATAAGTCATTCCCAGATCTTAACTATGGATTTATTACTTCACTAGAAAATAAAGATATGGGAACATTTGCATCAGTTGATCAATTAACTTTAATGTCAGCAACTGAAGATAAAGAATTATCATTTAAGTTAATGCAGCATATGCTAAGTGCTGATTCTATGACAAAATTCCATAAATATCATCCAAGAGCTCCAATATCTAAAGATGAACCATATCAAGGAGATCCACAACTTAAAGAGATGATAGAAAATGATAAAGGAATATACAGACCATTAGTTGTAGCTCCTCACGGTGTTGAAGTGTATGACTACCTATGGAAGCAACTACAAAGAATGATGGTTGGAGAAGTAGAACCTAAAGAAGCTTTAGATGAAGCAGCTAAATATGCAAATGATTTATTAGCAGAAGATCAGTAA
- a CDS encoding carbohydrate ABC transporter permease, whose product MEDIILKKNEELKKSRVRTFNKRKILKKSTPYTYILPIGILLLSFYVIPIIMSIYFSFTKYNIMTPAKFVGFKNYLNLAQDKMFMASLKNTIIYTVGVVPLQTSIALLMAVWITKREKSRLNELVKGAMFVPVISSMILIGIIWRIFLNGELSPLNMIFTYVGLNTPNWIGDTKLALPTLMGISIWKNVGYFMVIYISALMDIPKSYYESARVDGANKLHEFFYITVPLLKPTTIMVVFLGCIWSLQTFDLVYTLTGGGPGVSTMTMVLHIYNLVFKQFRAGYAMAVANVLFLLIAIISIFQRKLLQRDKSIY is encoded by the coding sequence ATGGAAGATATAATTTTAAAGAAAAATGAAGAATTAAAAAAATCTAGAGTTCGTACCTTTAATAAAAGAAAAATATTAAAAAAGTCTACGCCTTATACATACATACTTCCGATAGGGATATTATTATTAAGTTTTTATGTAATTCCAATAATAATGTCTATTTATTTTAGCTTTACAAAATACAATATAATGACACCTGCAAAATTCGTTGGATTTAAAAACTATTTAAATCTTGCTCAGGATAAGATGTTTATGGCATCACTTAAAAACACAATCATATACACAGTAGGTGTTGTACCACTTCAAACTTCAATAGCTTTATTAATGGCTGTATGGATAACTAAAAGAGAGAAAAGTAGACTAAATGAATTAGTTAAAGGAGCCATGTTTGTACCTGTAATATCTTCTATGATACTTATTGGAATTATATGGAGAATATTTTTGAATGGAGAATTGTCACCACTTAATATGATTTTTACTTATGTAGGATTAAATACTCCTAATTGGATAGGGGATACAAAACTTGCATTACCTACACTTATGGGGATATCAATATGGAAAAATGTAGGATACTTTATGGTTATATACATATCAGCTCTTATGGATATTCCAAAGAGTTATTATGAATCAGCCAGAGTTGATGGAGCTAATAAACTTCATGAATTCTTTTATATAACTGTACCACTTTTAAAACCTACTACTATAATGGTTGTTTTTCTAGGTTGTATATGGTCGCTTCAAACATTTGATCTCGTATATACATTAACAGGTGGAGGACCTGGGGTATCTACTATGACTATGGTACTTCATATATATAATTTAGTTTTTAAACAATTTAGAGCTGGATATGCAATGGCTGTTGCAAATGTACTATTCCTTTTAATAGCCATTATATCAATATTTCAAAGAAAATTACTTCAAAGGGATAAATCTATTTACTAA
- a CDS encoding carbohydrate ABC transporter permease, with amino-acid sequence MKSIKRIIGNIILLMIASCMIVPFVYMVITSFKITYTAYNFDFSLSDITLQNYITIIRDTNFVHYFLNSLFIAISGVVLNVLFSSLAGFAFAKKEFPGNEKLFFFMIMTLIIPSQVTMIPLYIIMRQLGWINSYFALILPIPTAFGVFLMRQAILNIPNDLIDSARIDGCSDIRIFFQIVVPLIKPAIITLTIFTFIGAWNEFLWPLIVTTNDSVRTLTVGLSSLNAQYTVNYGLVMAGSTLTFLPSFIIYLILQKRFVEGVTLSGIKG; translated from the coding sequence ATGAAAAGCATAAAAAGAATAATTGGAAATATAATCTTACTTATGATTGCAAGTTGTATGATAGTTCCTTTTGTATATATGGTAATAACATCTTTTAAGATTACATATACAGCGTACAATTTCGATTTTTCTTTATCAGATATAACTTTACAAAACTACATAACTATAATTAGAGATACTAATTTTGTGCATTATTTTTTGAACAGTTTATTTATAGCTATATCAGGTGTCGTATTAAATGTACTATTTAGTAGTTTAGCTGGATTTGCTTTTGCCAAAAAGGAGTTTCCTGGGAATGAAAAATTATTTTTCTTTATGATTATGACACTTATAATACCTTCTCAAGTAACAATGATTCCTCTTTATATAATAATGAGACAATTAGGATGGATTAATAGCTATTTTGCGCTTATACTTCCAATACCAACTGCTTTTGGAGTGTTTTTAATGAGACAAGCAATACTTAATATACCTAATGATTTAATAGATTCAGCTAGAATAGATGGTTGTTCTGACATTAGGATATTTTTTCAAATAGTAGTTCCTTTAATAAAACCTGCAATAATAACACTTACTATATTTACATTTATAGGTGCATGGAATGAATTTTTATGGCCGCTAATCGTTACAACTAATGATTCTGTTAGAACATTGACAGTTGGCCTTTCAAGCTTAAATGCTCAATATACTGTTAATTATGGGTTAGTTATGGCTGGATCTACATTAACCTTTTTACCATCTTTTATAATTTATTTGATTTTGCAAAAACGATTCGTAGAAGGAGTTACTCTTTCTGGAATAAAAGGATAA
- a CDS encoding DUF4091 domain-containing protein: MNFDMKLYDSSTKHIRGQEENLIEMNREIDILRQEEFGFQILINSDKEYFCQLGKTNDIHWKGLGDKIRLELDIDENLREYFKIKFLGYVKDDMRNLVADPILDKKSLYIQEDYQMIWVEGEIPENYNKETIKVKIKAFYSKEYDREKLVAEKELEIKVIDYTLKPIKEGEFFLDLWQHLCNWARVYDVEYFSDEHFEIIDNYIKDLSNLGQRVIDLVVTDYSWAGQRCFEVDENFSNLFEMNIVKVFKNREGKIQCDFSSLDRYIETCFKHGIKQEINLFGLIGNWDAFLFGNPVKEHKDALRVIYYDENDGCFDYIKNKEELKDYLSLIFNHLVDMKLWDKVKVMSDEPDNAQIFKECSDFMQSAIPEYEIKYKCAIHNQEFFDKHGDNIESLSLSTCEIVNNIDTIKELKKEVDKRGGVLTWYSCCFPEKLNIFLKSPLIESRLKGWFTYYFEVDGFLRWAYGIWPGNVFEDVSYKYPRWTAGDMFFVYPGKNLKPMHSVRYKNFLFGIQDFDIFREIEKKGILKDEILNQIQNLLGSKEDMRALPERKVKMDYSLDYNKYNELRNKLVEKYLV, encoded by the coding sequence TTGAATTTTGACATGAAACTATATGATTCATCTACAAAGCATATAAGAGGACAAGAAGAAAACTTAATAGAAATGAATCGAGAAATTGATATTTTAAGACAAGAAGAATTCGGATTTCAAATTCTAATAAATTCAGATAAAGAGTACTTTTGTCAGTTAGGAAAAACCAATGATATTCATTGGAAAGGGTTAGGAGATAAAATTCGTTTAGAATTAGATATAGATGAGAATTTAAGAGAATATTTTAAAATAAAATTTTTAGGATATGTAAAAGATGATATGAGAAATTTAGTAGCAGATCCTATACTAGATAAAAAGTCTTTGTATATACAAGAAGATTATCAGATGATTTGGGTAGAAGGTGAAATTCCTGAAAATTATAATAAAGAAACTATAAAAGTAAAAATTAAAGCTTTTTACTCTAAGGAATACGATAGAGAAAAATTAGTAGCAGAAAAAGAGTTAGAAATTAAAGTAATAGATTATACATTAAAACCAATAAAAGAAGGAGAATTTTTTCTGGATTTATGGCAGCATCTGTGCAATTGGGCAAGAGTGTATGATGTAGAATATTTTTCAGATGAACATTTTGAGATAATAGATAACTATATAAAAGACTTGAGTAATCTAGGGCAAAGAGTTATAGACCTTGTAGTTACAGATTATTCATGGGCTGGTCAAAGATGCTTTGAAGTCGATGAAAACTTTTCGAATTTATTTGAGATGAACATTGTAAAGGTATTTAAGAATAGGGAAGGTAAAATACAATGTGATTTTTCTTCATTAGATAGATACATAGAGACATGTTTTAAACATGGAATAAAACAAGAGATTAACTTATTTGGACTAATAGGAAATTGGGATGCTTTTTTATTTGGGAATCCTGTAAAAGAACATAAAGATGCTTTAAGAGTTATATATTATGATGAAAACGATGGGTGTTTTGATTATATAAAAAATAAGGAAGAATTAAAAGATTACTTATCATTAATTTTTAATCATCTTGTAGATATGAAATTATGGGATAAGGTAAAAGTGATGAGTGATGAACCTGATAATGCTCAAATATTTAAAGAATGCTCTGATTTTATGCAATCAGCTATACCAGAATATGAAATAAAATATAAATGTGCAATACATAACCAGGAGTTTTTTGATAAACATGGAGATAATATAGAATCACTATCACTTAGTACATGTGAAATTGTAAATAATATAGACACTATAAAAGAACTAAAAAAAGAAGTAGATAAAAGAGGCGGAGTTTTAACTTGGTATTCATGCTGTTTTCCAGAAAAACTGAATATATTCTTAAAATCACCTTTAATAGAAAGTAGACTTAAAGGATGGTTTACTTATTATTTTGAGGTTGATGGATTTTTAAGATGGGCATATGGGATATGGCCTGGAAATGTTTTTGAAGATGTAAGTTATAAATATCCTAGATGGACTGCGGGAGACATGTTCTTTGTATATCCAGGGAAAAATTTAAAGCCTATGCATAGTGTAAGATATAAGAATTTTTTATTTGGAATACAAGATTTTGATATATTTAGAGAAATAGAGAAAAAAGGAATATTGAAAGATGAAATTTTAAATCAAATACAGAATCTTTTAGGAAGTAAAGAAGATATGAGAGCTTTGCCTGAAAGAAAAGTAAAAATGGATTATTCACTAGATTATAACAAATATAATGAATTGAGAAATAAACTTGTAGAAAAATATTTAGTTTAA
- a CDS encoding GNAT family N-acetyltransferase: MLKPDSAKIEEFEDVIKLINKVFRVSRGYNPTMQQEFPLLLNKDNINNMIVIKENGKIVSDVNYLIQDVLIQGINIKVASIGAVCTDPEHEGKRYSSKILDKVEEKMHDDGVDIVLISGDRSLYTRRMCSKVKNFYKYTLMPKDISLNIDIEEYDEKYKKEMIQIYNQNSTRYFRTREQFEILLKSATVPWGNYTYKKLVIRKDDKLIGYMIIRIIDNEEKKLGQIIELNLPCNYVHDTISYLAYKYDLNYLDYWVHVKDYKNHIEKYDEVCIDYLHGTIKIINYEKMCKSLYNYFIQYADKKVLDNIEFKELSGKYLIKYKDEELLIEDVECLNKLFFEGKIREDLSKKPNIEKFIKNVFPINFVWPANLNYQ; encoded by the coding sequence TTGTTAAAGCCTGATAGTGCAAAAATAGAAGAATTTGAAGATGTTATAAAGCTTATAAATAAAGTTTTTAGAGTATCTAGGGGATATAATCCTACTATGCAACAGGAATTTCCGCTACTTCTCAATAAAGATAATATAAACAATATGATTGTTATAAAAGAAAATGGGAAAATAGTATCAGATGTGAATTACTTAATTCAAGATGTACTTATACAAGGCATAAACATAAAAGTTGCATCAATAGGTGCTGTTTGTACTGACCCTGAGCACGAGGGAAAAAGATATTCATCAAAAATCTTAGATAAAGTAGAAGAAAAGATGCACGATGATGGTGTCGATATAGTTTTAATATCAGGAGATAGAAGCTTATATACAAGAAGAATGTGTAGCAAGGTTAAGAATTTCTATAAATATACTTTAATGCCTAAAGATATCTCATTAAATATAGACATAGAAGAATATGATGAAAAATATAAAAAAGAAATGATACAAATTTACAATCAAAACTCTACTAGATATTTTAGAACAAGAGAACAGTTTGAGATATTATTAAAATCTGCTACAGTTCCTTGGGGTAACTATACATACAAAAAATTGGTAATAAGAAAAGATGATAAGTTAATTGGATATATGATTATAAGAATAATAGATAACGAAGAAAAAAAGCTAGGACAAATTATAGAATTAAATTTACCATGTAATTATGTACATGATACTATTTCTTATCTTGCATATAAATATGATTTAAATTATTTAGATTATTGGGTACATGTAAAAGATTATAAAAATCATATAGAAAAATACGACGAAGTCTGTATTGACTACTTACATGGAACTATAAAGATTATAAATTATGAAAAAATGTGTAAAAGCTTATATAACTATTTTATTCAATATGCAGATAAGAAGGTTTTGGATAACATTGAGTTTAAAGAATTAAGTGGAAAATATCTAATTAAATATAAAGATGAAGAGCTCTTGATAGAAGATGTAGAATGTCTAAATAAATTATTTTTCGAAGGGAAAATTAGAGAAGATTTAAGTAAAAAGCCTAATATTGAAAAATTTATAAAAAATGTATTCCCGATAAATTTTGTATGGCCAGCTAATCTTAACTATCAATAA
- a CDS encoding cobalamin B12-binding domain-containing protein, which produces MNDVLEKISDCIVNMEESSIENLIEKALNCDDINIDDIYSKGLNSGMNKAIELFENKEYYIPEVIVCADTLNKGLEVLRAYGKINKKSKGKVVFAVVKGDTHEIGKNIVKIMLEAAGYEVIDLGVNIDNKDIIDSAIKEEAQVIAVSSMMTTTMTEMKILIEQLNSINIKNKPYVIIGGGCITKNYAVEIGADGYSENAPKAVKLVARLIEEGKDDFIRVYK; this is translated from the coding sequence GTGAATGATGTATTAGAAAAAATATCAGATTGTATAGTAAATATGGAAGAATCAAGTATTGAAAATTTAATTGAAAAAGCTTTAAACTGTGATGATATAAATATAGATGATATTTATTCTAAGGGATTAAATTCGGGAATGAATAAAGCTATAGAACTATTTGAAAACAAAGAGTATTATATACCAGAGGTTATAGTTTGTGCAGATACTCTAAATAAAGGCCTTGAAGTATTAAGAGCTTATGGAAAAATAAATAAAAAAAGTAAGGGAAAAGTAGTTTTTGCTGTAGTTAAAGGTGATACCCATGAAATAGGTAAAAATATTGTGAAAATTATGCTTGAAGCTGCTGGGTATGAAGTTATAGATCTTGGAGTAAACATAGATAATAAAGATATAATAGATTCAGCTATAAAGGAAGAGGCTCAAGTTATAGCAGTTTCTTCTATGATGACGACTACTATGACTGAAATGAAAATACTAATAGAACAGTTAAATAGTATTAATATTAAAAATAAGCCATATGTAATTATTGGTGGAGGTTGTATAACCAAAAACTATGCTGTAGAAATAGGTGCTGATGGATATTCTGAAAATGCTCCAAAAGCAGTAAAGCTTGTAGCACGTTTGATTGAGGAGGGAAAAGATGACTTTATTAGAGTATATAAATAG
- a CDS encoding uroporphyrinogen decarboxylase family protein, which produces MTLLEYINSEDRGFFLPDMATNGLFLTNYKAYDIYENPNNQLEMAKVMDETFESDFIYSFCDGIIFCETLGLDILKSDYDFPSVLNHPITDIEILSKCEVPDPYKTGRMPVNIESLTLIANNIKKPLYVSIQGPFTLAIQLAGATHLLRSIITDPEFVEKLLEFTTETVRRYSVAVNKAGAKLISISEPAAVTLNPERFDKYVVPNVEKIYKELTCWKSMHICGDTSYILDNMLSCSIDAISLDQIMNYEDVKHRIPDDIVLIGNLDPIELLGRGKPEDIRKETIKLMKIMRENNNYLCAFGCNCLNDTPVENLQSAIKTGRMAYKELDSIHL; this is translated from the coding sequence ATGACTTTATTAGAGTATATAAATAGTGAGGATAGAGGATTTTTTCTTCCTGATATGGCTACTAATGGATTGTTTTTAACTAATTATAAAGCTTATGATATTTATGAAAATCCAAATAATCAACTAGAAATGGCCAAGGTTATGGATGAAACATTTGAGTCGGATTTTATATATTCATTTTGTGATGGGATAATTTTTTGTGAAACATTGGGACTTGATATATTAAAGTCTGATTATGACTTTCCAAGTGTATTGAATCATCCAATAACAGATATAGAAATATTAAGTAAATGTGAGGTTCCAGACCCTTATAAAACTGGTAGAATGCCTGTTAATATTGAAAGTCTGACATTAATAGCAAATAATATAAAAAAACCATTGTACGTTTCTATACAAGGACCATTTACACTAGCTATACAGCTTGCAGGAGCTACTCATCTTTTGAGAAGTATAATAACGGATCCTGAATTTGTAGAAAAACTATTAGAGTTTACTACAGAAACTGTGAGAAGGTATAGTGTGGCGGTCAATAAAGCAGGCGCTAAACTTATATCTATATCAGAACCAGCAGCTGTTACATTAAATCCAGAAAGATTTGATAAATATGTTGTACCTAATGTAGAGAAAATATATAAAGAATTAACTTGTTGGAAGAGTATGCACATATGTGGAGATACATCTTATATATTAGATAATATGTTGAGTTGTAGTATAGATGCTATAAGTTTGGATCAAATCATGAATTATGAAGATGTAAAACATAGAATACCCGATGATATTGTGCTGATAGGAAATCTTGATCCTATAGAACTTTTAGGAAGAGGAAAACCAGAGGATATAAGAAAAGAAACTATAAAATTGATGAAGATTATGAGGGAGAATAACAATTATTTATGTGCTTTTGGCTGTAATTGCTTAAATGATACACCAGTAGAAAATCTACAAAGTGCAATTAAAACAGGCAGAATGGCTTATAAAGAATTAGATAGTATTCATTTATAG
- a CDS encoding GerAB/ArcD/ProY family transporter, with amino-acid sequence MNKELISDKQGICLITLFITGSTFVLGVGAEAEKDSWLAILLSILFAFPILMIYARLLSLFPKKDLFNILEIVFGKFIGKFISILYIWIAFHLGSLVLRNFGEFIVNVSLSQTPMIVPMIFIISLCVWGIKDGIELLGRWSYFFILVIILLVITGGLLLIPNIDINNIFPILDNGIKPVIQGAFGVFSFPFAETILFCLVFSSLKNSQSPYRVYIFGLIIGGIIVFITSLADILILGEHSYSTLFFPGQHAVSRATIGDFIQRIEIIVSISFLTGGFVKISICLLSSCNGVAKLFGFNNYKFIVTPMALLMLNLSHLIYNSLFEMVDWAFKVWPYYSFLFQVILPITIWIVAEIKHKNLKQLN; translated from the coding sequence ATGAATAAAGAACTTATTTCAGATAAGCAAGGTATATGCCTTATAACATTATTCATAACAGGAAGTACTTTTGTACTAGGTGTTGGAGCCGAAGCAGAAAAGGACTCATGGTTGGCTATTTTATTATCAATTTTATTTGCATTTCCAATATTAATGATTTACGCTAGACTTCTTTCTCTTTTTCCCAAAAAAGATTTATTTAATATTCTTGAAATAGTTTTTGGTAAGTTCATTGGTAAATTTATCAGTATATTATATATTTGGATTGCCTTTCATTTAGGTTCATTGGTTTTAAGGAATTTTGGAGAATTTATTGTCAACGTTTCATTATCTCAAACCCCAATGATTGTACCTATGATATTCATTATTTCTTTATGTGTTTGGGGTATAAAAGATGGAATCGAACTTCTAGGAAGATGGTCCTACTTTTTTATACTGGTAATTATACTTTTAGTAATTACAGGTGGATTATTACTAATTCCTAATATTGATATAAATAATATTTTCCCTATATTAGATAACGGAATAAAACCAGTCATTCAAGGAGCTTTTGGAGTATTTTCATTTCCTTTTGCTGAGACAATTTTATTCTGTTTAGTTTTTTCATCATTAAAAAATAGTCAATCACCATATAGAGTTTATATATTCGGATTAATAATTGGAGGAATTATAGTGTTTATAACTTCATTAGCTGACATTTTAATTTTAGGAGAACATTCATATAGTACTTTATTTTTTCCTGGGCAACATGCTGTGTCCAGAGCAACTATTGGTGATTTTATACAAAGAATTGAAATAATTGTATCTATATCTTTTTTAACTGGAGGGTTTGTTAAGATAAGTATATGCTTGTTAAGTTCTTGTAATGGAGTTGCTAAATTATTTGGTTTTAACAACTATAAATTTATAGTAACTCCAATGGCTTTATTAATGCTTAATTTATCTCATCTTATATATAATAGTCTTTTTGAAATGGTTGATTGGGCTTTCAAGGTATGGCCTTATTATTCTTTTTTATTTCAAGTTATTTTACCTATTACAATATGGATTGTTGCAGAAATTAAGCATAAAAATTTAAAACAATTAAACTAA
- a CDS encoding DeoR/GlpR family DNA-binding transcription regulator translates to MYQEERLQLILNYLHEHKRINVEEICNLCNTSRDTARRDLVKLEERGSILRTRGGALLPTIIKEIKSYKDRISNDSKEKKAIGKLAASLIKNGDRIIMDTSTTVQACSEFLQVNDCTVITNSINQAYILSNKPEVNIHLLGGKLNQEQRFLYGPSVISMLSNYYVDKVFIGICGLTEEGVMVAFEEEGFIMRKMIEQADQVIVLVDSSKFGKKGFFKVTDLSQIDIIVTDKLPDKSLIDILDSNQINIMLAK, encoded by the coding sequence GTGTATCAAGAAGAAAGACTCCAACTAATTCTTAATTATTTACATGAACATAAACGAATTAATGTAGAGGAAATTTGTAATCTATGTAATACTTCAAGAGATACAGCAAGAAGAGATTTAGTAAAATTAGAAGAAAGAGGTAGCATTCTTCGAACTCGTGGAGGCGCTTTATTGCCAACTATAATAAAAGAAATTAAAAGTTATAAAGACCGTATTTCTAATGATTCTAAAGAAAAAAAAGCCATTGGCAAATTGGCAGCATCACTGATTAAAAATGGTGATAGAATCATTATGGATACATCCACTACAGTTCAAGCATGTTCAGAATTTTTACAAGTAAATGATTGTACTGTTATTACAAATTCTATTAATCAGGCTTATATACTTTCCAACAAACCAGAAGTTAATATTCATTTGTTAGGAGGTAAATTGAATCAAGAACAGCGTTTTTTATATGGACCATCAGTCATCTCAATGCTTTCAAATTATTATGTAGATAAAGTCTTCATAGGTATCTGTGGTCTTACAGAAGAAGGAGTAATGGTTGCTTTTGAAGAAGAGGGCTTCATAATGAGAAAAATGATTGAACAAGCTGACCAAGTCATTGTATTAGTTGATAGTTCAAAGTTTGGTAAAAAAGGATTTTTCAAAGTTACTGATTTATCTCAAATCGATATAATTGTTACTGATAAACTCCCTGATAAATCATTAATTGATATTCTTGATAGTAACCAAATAAATATTATGCTCGCAAAATAA
- a CDS encoding DUF255 domain-containing protein — protein sequence MSQYMSEKENRLAKEKSPYLLQHKNNPVDWYPWGEEAFKKAKEEDKPIFLSIGYSTCH from the coding sequence ATGTCACAATATATGAGTGAAAAAGAAAACAGATTAGCCAAAGAAAAGTCACCATATTTGTTACAGCACAAAAACAATCCAGTTGATTGGTATCCATGGGGAGAAGAAGCTTTTAAGAAAGCAAAAGAAGAAGACAAACCTATATTTTTATCTATTGGATATTCCACTTGTCATTGA